One stretch of Streptomyces peucetius DNA includes these proteins:
- a CDS encoding Zn-dependent alcohol dehydrogenase yields the protein MRAAVVHEIGQGKLEVHDDVEAVGFGPGKVRIRIRATGLCHSDLSAMNGVLPQPAPFVPGHEGAGEILEAGDGVTGLAPGDRVLMCWLPACGGCPACRRGQSHLCLAGFMNAGTPNFRRQGGDVFGFAGTGTFTEEVVVDAGCAVPIPDDVPFDIAALIGCGVTTGLGAAINTAEVETGSSVAVIGCGGVGISAIQGAKVRGAAQIVAVDPVESRREAALRFGATEAVSPDGLADTKQRITAGEGFDYVFEVVGRSATARTAYETTRRGGTLCVVGAGAMDDHLQLNMFELFFDEKRILPSMYGGGDVLRSYERATALWRAGRIDLAGLITHRVPLAGINDAVAQMRSGEALRTCVEL from the coding sequence ATGCGCGCAGCCGTAGTGCACGAGATCGGCCAGGGCAAGCTCGAAGTCCACGACGACGTCGAGGCGGTGGGCTTCGGCCCGGGCAAGGTGCGGATACGGATCCGGGCCACCGGACTGTGCCACTCCGACCTCTCCGCGATGAACGGCGTACTTCCCCAGCCCGCGCCCTTCGTCCCCGGCCACGAGGGCGCCGGCGAGATCCTCGAGGCCGGCGACGGCGTCACCGGCCTCGCCCCCGGCGACCGGGTGCTGATGTGCTGGCTGCCCGCGTGCGGCGGCTGCCCCGCCTGCCGGCGCGGCCAGAGCCATCTGTGCCTCGCCGGCTTCATGAACGCCGGCACCCCCAACTTCCGCAGGCAGGGCGGCGACGTCTTCGGCTTCGCCGGAACCGGCACCTTCACCGAGGAGGTCGTCGTCGACGCCGGCTGCGCCGTGCCCATACCCGACGACGTGCCCTTCGACATCGCCGCCCTCATCGGCTGCGGCGTGACCACCGGCCTCGGCGCGGCGATCAACACCGCCGAGGTCGAGACCGGTTCGTCGGTCGCCGTCATCGGCTGCGGCGGCGTCGGCATCTCCGCGATCCAGGGCGCGAAGGTCCGGGGTGCGGCGCAGATCGTCGCCGTCGACCCGGTCGAGTCCAGGCGGGAGGCGGCACTGCGGTTCGGCGCGACGGAGGCGGTGTCTCCGGACGGGCTCGCCGACACGAAGCAGCGGATCACCGCGGGGGAGGGCTTCGACTACGTCTTCGAGGTCGTCGGCAGGTCGGCGACGGCCCGCACCGCCTACGAGACGACCCGGCGCGGCGGGACACTGTGCGTCGTCGGCGCCGGAGCCATGGACGACCACCTGCAACTCAACATGTTCGAGCTGTTCTTCGACGAGAAGCGCATCCTGCCGTCCATGTACGGCGGCGGGGACGTGCTGCGCTCCTACGAGCGCGCCACAGCCCTGTGGCGGGCCGGCCGCATCGACCTGGCCGGCCTCATCACCCACCGCGTACCGCTCGCCGGCATCAACGACGCGGTCGCCCAGATGCGCAGCGGCGAGGCCCTGCGTACCTGCGTCGAGCTGTGA
- a CDS encoding zinc ribbon domain-containing protein, protein MNAAPADQIRLLDVQALDRRLAQLAHKRKSLPEHAEIESLTKDLTQLRDLLVAAQTEESDTAREQTKAEQDVDQVRQRATRDQQRLDSGAITSPKDLENLQREIVSLAKRQGDLEDIVLEVMERRESVQERVAELTERVSSVQGKVDAATARRDAAQEEIDGEAASVTKEREVVAGSVPADLLKLYEKLRVQQGGVGAARLFQRRCEGCQLELNITELNEVRAAAPDTVLRCENCRRILVRTSESGL, encoded by the coding sequence CTGAACGCAGCGCCCGCCGACCAGATCCGACTCCTCGACGTCCAGGCCCTCGACCGGCGACTGGCGCAGCTCGCGCACAAGCGCAAGTCGTTGCCCGAGCACGCCGAGATCGAGTCGCTGACCAAGGACCTCACCCAGCTGCGCGACCTGCTCGTCGCCGCTCAGACGGAGGAGAGCGACACCGCTCGCGAGCAGACCAAGGCCGAGCAGGACGTCGACCAGGTGCGCCAGCGCGCCACCCGAGACCAGCAGCGTCTTGACTCCGGAGCGATCACCTCGCCGAAGGACCTGGAGAACCTGCAGCGCGAGATCGTCTCCCTCGCCAAGCGCCAGGGCGACCTCGAGGACATCGTCCTCGAGGTCATGGAACGCCGTGAGTCCGTGCAGGAGCGCGTCGCCGAGCTGACCGAGCGGGTCTCCTCCGTGCAGGGCAAGGTCGACGCCGCCACCGCCCGCCGGGACGCCGCGCAGGAGGAGATCGACGGCGAGGCAGCGTCCGTCACCAAGGAGCGCGAGGTCGTCGCCGGATCCGTCCCGGCCGACCTGCTGAAGCTGTACGAGAAGCTGCGCGTCCAGCAGGGCGGCGTCGGAGCGGCCCGGCTGTTCCAGCGGCGCTGCGAGGGCTGCCAGCTGGAGCTGAACATCACCGAGCTGAACGAGGTCCGCGCCGCCGCGCCCGACACGGTGCTGCGCTGCGAGAACTGCCGCCGCATCCTCGTCCGTACGTCCGAGTCGGGACTCTGA
- a CDS encoding Nif3-like dinuclear metal center hexameric protein, whose amino-acid sequence MPRLSEVIAELDALWPPERAEQWDAVGTVCGDPDAPVTRVLFAVDPVREVVEEAVKLGADLLVTHHPLYLRGTTTVAAGHFKGRVVHTLIKNDIALQVAHTNADTADPGVSDALAGALDLRVVRPLVPDATDPNGRRGLGRVCELDRPETLREFAARAAKRLPATAQGIRLAGDPDALVRTVAVSGGSGDSLFDQVRAAGVDAFLTADLRHHPASEATQHSPLGLVDAAHWATEWPWCEQAAAQLDEISDRHGWDLRVHVSKTVTDPWSAHHDSPSGAPN is encoded by the coding sequence GTGCCCCGTCTGTCTGAAGTCATCGCCGAGCTCGACGCCCTGTGGCCCCCCGAGCGGGCCGAACAGTGGGACGCCGTCGGCACGGTCTGCGGAGACCCCGACGCCCCGGTCACCCGCGTGCTGTTCGCCGTCGACCCCGTCCGGGAGGTCGTCGAGGAAGCGGTGAAGCTCGGCGCCGACCTGCTCGTCACCCACCACCCGCTCTATCTGCGCGGTACGACGACGGTCGCGGCCGGTCACTTCAAGGGCCGGGTCGTGCACACGCTGATCAAGAACGACATCGCCCTGCAGGTCGCGCACACCAACGCCGACACCGCCGACCCCGGTGTCTCCGACGCCCTCGCGGGCGCGCTCGACCTGCGCGTGGTCCGCCCCCTGGTGCCCGACGCCACCGACCCGAACGGGCGTCGCGGCCTCGGCCGGGTGTGCGAACTCGACCGCCCCGAGACGCTGCGCGAGTTCGCGGCGCGCGCCGCGAAGCGCCTGCCCGCCACCGCGCAGGGCATCCGCCTCGCCGGCGACCCGGACGCCCTCGTCCGCACCGTCGCGGTCAGCGGCGGCTCCGGCGACAGCCTCTTCGACCAGGTACGGGCAGCCGGTGTCGACGCCTTCCTCACGGCCGACCTGCGCCACCACCCGGCCTCGGAGGCCACTCAGCACTCGCCGCTCGGCCTGGTCGACGCCGCGCACTGGGCCACCGAATGGCCCTGGTGCGAACAGGCCGCGGCACAGCTCGACGAGATTTCCGACCGGCACGGCTGGGACCTGCGGGTCCACGTCTCGAAGACGGTCACCGACCCCTGGTCCGCCCATCACGATTCACCTTCTGGAGCCCCCAACTGA
- a CDS encoding bifunctional RNase H/acid phosphatase, translating into MREFVVEADGGSRGNPGPAGYGAVVLDPASGAALAEAAEYIGVATNNVAEYKGLVAGLRAAHALDPEATVRVRMDSKLVVEQMSGRWKIKHPDMKPLAAEAARVFPPGQVTYEWIPRERNKHADRLANEAMDAGRQGKQWEPSRSMAALDARDAEAARVVGDAAAGAAKARAAMGRAAVVEPAPAAPAPAAPGTQAATALADPAPAAAPVPGWGPPDLGLPATFVLLRHGETVLTPEKRFSGSGGSDPVLSAVGRRQADAVAAALAERGTIQEIVSSPLRRCRETADAVAARLGLDVTLEEGLRETDFGAWEGMTYAEVRERYPDDLDAWLASPKAVPTGGGESFATVARRVAAARDKLLARCQGRTVLLVTHVTPVKTLVRLALGAPPESLFRMELSAASLSAVAYYADANASLRLLNDTSHLR; encoded by the coding sequence ATGCGGGAGTTCGTCGTCGAGGCCGACGGCGGCTCCCGGGGAAACCCCGGCCCGGCCGGTTACGGCGCGGTCGTCCTCGACCCGGCCTCCGGGGCGGCCCTCGCCGAGGCCGCCGAGTACATCGGCGTGGCGACGAACAACGTCGCCGAGTACAAGGGTCTGGTCGCCGGGCTCAGGGCCGCCCACGCACTCGACCCGGAGGCGACCGTCCGCGTACGGATGGACTCCAAGCTGGTCGTCGAGCAGATGTCCGGCCGCTGGAAGATCAAGCACCCCGACATGAAGCCGCTCGCCGCCGAGGCCGCGCGGGTCTTCCCGCCCGGCCAGGTCACGTACGAGTGGATCCCGCGCGAGCGCAACAAACACGCGGACCGGCTCGCCAACGAGGCGATGGACGCGGGCAGGCAGGGCAAGCAGTGGGAGCCGTCGCGCTCCATGGCGGCGCTCGACGCGCGTGACGCGGAGGCGGCACGGGTGGTGGGCGACGCTGCGGCCGGCGCGGCGAAGGCGCGGGCGGCGATGGGGCGGGCGGCGGTCGTGGAGCCCGCTCCCGCGGCCCCCGCCCCTGCCGCCCCCGGCACGCAGGCGGCCACGGCCCTGGCGGATCCGGCCCCCGCGGCCGCCCCCGTGCCGGGGTGGGGCCCGCCCGACCTGGGGCTGCCCGCCACGTTCGTGCTGCTCCGGCACGGGGAGACGGTCCTGACCCCCGAGAAGCGCTTCTCCGGCAGCGGCGGGAGCGACCCGGTGCTGTCGGCAGTGGGCCGCCGCCAGGCCGACGCCGTCGCCGCGGCGCTCGCCGAGCGCGGCACGATCCAGGAGATCGTCAGCTCCCCGCTGCGGCGCTGCCGCGAGACGGCGGACGCGGTCGCCGCGAGGCTCGGCCTCGACGTGACCCTCGAAGAGGGCCTGCGCGAGACCGACTTCGGCGCGTGGGAGGGCATGACGTACGCGGAGGTACGGGAGCGGTACCCCGACGACCTCGACGCGTGGCTCGCCTCCCCGAAGGCGGTGCCGACGGGCGGCGGCGAGAGCTTCGCGACGGTGGCGCGACGGGTCGCCGCGGCGCGTGACAAACTCCTCGCACGCTGCCAGGGCCGCACGGTCCTGCTGGTCACCCACGTGACCCCGGTCAAGACTCTGGTCCGCCTGGCACTGGGGGCGCCGCCCGAGTCCTTGTTCCGCATGGAGCTGTCGGCGGCGTCGCTGTCGGCGGTGGCGTACTACGCGGACGCCAACGCGTCGCTGCGGCTGCTGAACGACACGTCGCACTTGCGCTGA
- a CDS encoding MaoC/PaaZ C-terminal domain-containing protein — translation MPIDAARAVAAEPRSTTITWDHKDIQLYHLGVGAGRPATDPDELRYTLESRLHVLPSFATVAGAGTGVVGALSVPGLDFDLAAVLHGSQRVELHRPIPVKGTATSTTRVAAVYDKGKAAILVLRTEAADDDGPLWTNDSQIFVRGEGGFGGERGPSTRTAPPERTPDRTVERAVREDAALLYRLSGDWNPLHADPESAKLAGFDRPILHGLCTYGMTLKAVVDTLLDGDVTRVRSYTARFAGVVLPGETLRIRMWRGDDGRVRVTVAAVERDDAPVLADTLVETL, via the coding sequence ATGCCCATCGATGCCGCAAGGGCCGTCGCCGCGGAGCCCCGCTCCACCACCATCACCTGGGACCACAAGGACATCCAGCTCTACCACCTCGGCGTCGGCGCCGGGCGTCCCGCCACCGACCCCGACGAACTGCGCTACACCCTCGAATCCCGGCTGCACGTGCTGCCGAGCTTCGCCACCGTCGCCGGAGCGGGCACGGGCGTGGTGGGCGCCCTCTCCGTGCCCGGCCTCGACTTCGACCTCGCCGCCGTCCTCCACGGCAGCCAGCGGGTCGAGCTGCACCGCCCGATCCCCGTCAAGGGCACGGCCACCTCCACCACGCGCGTCGCCGCCGTGTACGACAAGGGCAAGGCCGCGATCCTCGTCCTGCGCACCGAGGCGGCCGACGACGACGGGCCGCTGTGGACCAACGACTCCCAGATCTTCGTACGCGGCGAAGGCGGCTTCGGCGGCGAACGCGGCCCCTCCACGCGGACGGCGCCCCCGGAGCGGACACCGGACCGGACCGTCGAGCGCGCCGTCCGCGAGGACGCGGCCCTCCTCTACCGGCTCTCCGGCGACTGGAACCCGCTGCACGCCGACCCCGAGTCCGCGAAACTCGCCGGCTTCGACCGCCCGATCCTGCACGGCCTGTGCACCTACGGCATGACCCTCAAGGCGGTCGTCGACACGCTCCTCGACGGAGACGTCACCCGTGTCCGCTCGTACACCGCACGCTTCGCGGGCGTGGTCCTACCCGGCGAGACCCTCCGCATCCGCATGTGGCGGGGCGACGACGGCCGCGTGCGGGTGACGGTGGCCGCCGTCGAACGGGACGACGCCCCGGTCCTCGCCGACACCCTCGTAGAGACCCTGTGA
- a CDS encoding 3-oxoacyl-ACP reductase, which produces MSLPLAGLSAIVTGAGRGLGRAEALELARLGAAVVVNDYGQPGRDGTGGSSAAPAESVAEEIRAVGGRATAHLGDVADFETARALVDLAVREYGKLDVLVNNAGILRDRMVFSMSEDEWDAVIRVHLKGHFNTTRFAAEHWRMRAKASGAGPVYGRIVNTSSEAFLAGSAGQPNYAAAKGGIVGLTTSTASALAKYGVTANVICPRARTRMTEDVFQGAPPPQDGTVDPLSPEHVAPLVGYLASPAAAGVNGRLLVVHGGMVAVMERPRVAAKYDTAKDAFTYAELDETLTPYFAGRPRGETFASPEILTLRRG; this is translated from the coding sequence ATGTCCCTTCCCCTCGCCGGCCTGAGCGCGATCGTCACGGGCGCGGGTCGCGGTCTCGGCCGGGCCGAGGCCCTGGAACTCGCCCGGCTCGGCGCGGCCGTCGTCGTCAACGACTACGGGCAGCCTGGGCGCGACGGCACGGGCGGGTCATCCGCCGCACCCGCCGAGTCCGTCGCCGAGGAGATCCGCGCGGTGGGCGGCCGCGCGACCGCCCACCTCGGCGACGTCGCCGACTTCGAGACGGCCCGCGCCCTGGTCGACCTGGCGGTACGCGAGTACGGCAAGCTGGACGTCCTCGTCAACAACGCGGGCATCCTGCGCGACCGGATGGTCTTCTCGATGAGCGAGGACGAGTGGGACGCGGTGATCCGGGTCCACCTCAAAGGCCACTTCAACACCACCCGCTTCGCCGCGGAGCACTGGCGCATGCGCGCCAAGGCGTCGGGCGCCGGGCCGGTGTACGGCCGGATCGTCAACACCTCCTCCGAGGCGTTCCTCGCGGGCTCGGCCGGCCAGCCGAACTACGCGGCGGCCAAAGGCGGGATCGTCGGCCTGACGACGTCCACGGCGTCGGCCCTGGCCAAGTACGGCGTGACGGCGAACGTCATCTGCCCACGGGCGCGGACCAGGATGACGGAGGACGTCTTCCAGGGCGCCCCACCGCCGCAGGACGGCACCGTCGACCCGCTCTCCCCGGAACACGTGGCCCCCCTCGTCGGCTACCTCGCCTCCCCGGCGGCGGCCGGCGTCAACGGCCGCCTGCTGGTCGTCCACGGCGGCATGGTGGCGGTGATGGAACGCCCGCGGGTGGCGGCGAAGTACGACACGGCGAAGGACGCCTTCACGTACGCCGAACTGGACGAGACGCTGACCCCGTACTTCGCGGGCCGCCCGCGGGGCGAGACGTTCGCATCACCGGAGATCCTGACACTGCGCCGGGGCTAG
- a CDS encoding bifunctional 4-hydroxy-2-oxoglutarate aldolase/2-dehydro-3-deoxy-phosphogluconate aldolase has product MSSVLDLAPVIPVVVIDDAADAVPLARALVSGGLPAIEVTLRTPAALDAIRAIAAEVPDAVVGAGTVISAEHVSSAMAAGARFLVSPGWTDTLLDAMRASGVPFLPGVSTTSEVVALLERGVREMKFFPAEAAGGTPYLTSLAGPLPQARFCPTGGVSLASAPAYLALPNVACVGGTWMLPTDAVRAGDWARVAALAREAAGLGARPAGT; this is encoded by the coding sequence ATGTCCTCCGTGCTCGACCTCGCCCCCGTGATCCCTGTCGTCGTCATCGACGACGCCGCCGACGCCGTGCCGCTGGCACGCGCCCTCGTCTCCGGCGGACTGCCCGCGATCGAGGTGACGCTCAGGACCCCGGCCGCGCTCGACGCGATCCGCGCGATCGCGGCCGAGGTCCCTGACGCGGTCGTCGGCGCCGGGACGGTGATCTCCGCGGAGCACGTCTCCTCGGCGATGGCGGCCGGGGCACGTTTCCTTGTCAGCCCCGGGTGGACGGACACGCTGCTGGACGCCATGCGGGCGTCCGGGGTGCCGTTCCTGCCGGGCGTCTCGACGACGTCCGAGGTCGTGGCACTGCTGGAGCGCGGCGTGCGCGAGATGAAGTTCTTCCCCGCGGAGGCGGCCGGCGGCACGCCCTACCTCACGTCCCTCGCCGGCCCCCTCCCCCAGGCGCGCTTCTGCCCCACGGGCGGTGTGTCGCTCGCGTCCGCACCGGCGTATCTGGCGCTGCCGAACGTGGCGTGCGTGGGCGGCACGTGGATGCTGCCGACGGACGCGGTACGGGCCGGGGACTGGGCCCGGGTCGCCGCCTTGGCCCGCGAGGCGGCGGGCCTGGGCGCACGGCCCGCGGGCACGTAG
- a CDS encoding sigma-70 family RNA polymerase sigma factor: MDENAALIDRFEEDRGRLRAVAYRMLGSVSEAEDAVQETWLRVSRADTGSVENLSGWLTTVVSRICLNMLRKRESRREEPLEVRAPQPATGPEDGSDPEQEALLADSVGVALLVVLDTLAPAERLAFVLHDLFAVPFDEIGPMIERSPTAARQLASRARRRVKGGAAAPAPDADLARRRRVVEAFLTATRGGDFTALLSLLHPDVVLRADKAVVPSPEPIVVHGARPVAKGAMAAMGRARYTGVALVDGTVGLVMAPQGRLSVALTFAVAADGSITGIEVIAERERLAELEVAELGDA, encoded by the coding sequence ATGGACGAGAACGCAGCGCTGATCGACCGCTTCGAGGAGGACCGGGGTCGGCTGCGGGCCGTGGCCTACCGGATGCTCGGCTCGGTCAGCGAGGCCGAGGACGCGGTGCAGGAGACCTGGCTGCGCGTCAGTCGCGCCGACACCGGCAGTGTCGAGAACCTCAGCGGCTGGCTGACCACGGTGGTGTCCCGGATCTGCCTGAACATGCTGCGCAAGCGCGAGTCACGGCGTGAGGAACCGCTCGAGGTACGGGCGCCGCAGCCGGCCACCGGTCCCGAGGACGGGAGCGACCCCGAGCAGGAGGCGCTGCTGGCCGACTCGGTCGGCGTGGCGCTGCTGGTCGTGCTGGACACGCTGGCGCCGGCCGAACGGCTCGCGTTCGTCCTGCACGACCTGTTCGCCGTGCCGTTCGACGAGATCGGCCCGATGATCGAGCGTTCGCCGACCGCGGCGCGACAACTCGCGAGCCGCGCCCGCCGCCGGGTCAAGGGCGGCGCGGCCGCCCCGGCGCCGGACGCCGATCTGGCGCGGCGGCGCCGGGTCGTCGAAGCGTTCCTGACGGCGACACGGGGCGGGGACTTCACCGCGCTGCTCTCCCTGCTCCACCCCGACGTGGTGCTGCGCGCCGACAAGGCGGTCGTCCCCAGCCCCGAACCGATCGTCGTCCACGGCGCCCGGCCGGTCGCCAAGGGCGCGATGGCCGCGATGGGGCGTGCCCGGTACACGGGCGTCGCGCTGGTGGACGGCACGGTCGGCCTCGTGATGGCGCCGCAGGGCCGGCTGTCGGTGGCGCTGACCTTCGCCGTCGCCGCCGATGGATCGATCACCGGCATCGAGGTCATCGCGGAGCGGGAGCGGCTGGCGGAGCTGGAGGTGGCGGAGCTGGGCGACGCGTGA
- a CDS encoding ABC transporter substrate-binding protein: MSLRRRGAAAAVAFAAALSLTACGTGGDAGEDTGAKADDGGKKAVAQGGKDFGDAAEKTAAMGTDAEPGEFPRTITHALGTTEIKAEPKRVVVLDVGELDNVASLGVEPVGYAPTEGDDGIPEYLKKTAGTPKSVGTINSLNLEAIAALEPDLILGSQLRASDKYKELSRIAPTVFSIRPGFTWKENYLLNAAALDRTAEAEAKLAAYEKKAKQLGTDLGEKKPTVTMLRYMPGKIRLYAQASFIGTILKDAGVPRPQNQQINDLAAEISPEKMDEADADWIFTGVYGDPSKTKRDTAESNPLWKDLKAVKAGQAKDVPDETWYLGLGVTAADEVLDDLRGFLVK; the protein is encoded by the coding sequence ATGTCCCTACGCCGCCGCGGTGCAGCCGCCGCAGTCGCCTTCGCCGCCGCACTCTCACTCACCGCCTGCGGCACCGGCGGCGACGCCGGTGAGGACACCGGGGCGAAGGCGGACGACGGCGGCAAGAAGGCCGTGGCCCAGGGCGGCAAGGACTTCGGTGACGCGGCCGAGAAGACCGCCGCGATGGGCACGGACGCCGAGCCCGGCGAGTTCCCGCGCACCATCACCCACGCGCTCGGCACCACGGAGATCAAGGCCGAGCCCAAGCGGGTCGTCGTCCTCGACGTCGGCGAGCTGGACAACGTCGCCTCCCTCGGCGTCGAGCCGGTCGGCTACGCGCCGACCGAGGGCGACGACGGCATCCCCGAGTACCTGAAGAAGACCGCGGGCACCCCCAAGAGCGTCGGCACCATCAACAGCCTCAACCTGGAGGCCATCGCCGCCCTCGAGCCCGACCTGATCCTCGGCAGCCAGCTGCGGGCGAGCGACAAGTACAAGGAGCTGTCCCGGATCGCTCCGACCGTCTTCTCCATCCGCCCCGGTTTCACCTGGAAGGAGAACTACCTCCTCAACGCCGCCGCGCTCGACAGGACGGCGGAGGCGGAGGCGAAGCTCGCCGCGTACGAGAAGAAGGCGAAGCAGCTCGGCACGGACCTCGGCGAGAAGAAGCCGACCGTCACCATGCTCCGCTACATGCCGGGCAAGATCCGCCTCTACGCGCAGGCCTCCTTCATCGGCACGATCCTGAAGGACGCCGGCGTCCCGCGCCCGCAGAACCAGCAGATCAACGACCTCGCCGCCGAGATCAGCCCGGAGAAGATGGACGAGGCCGACGCCGACTGGATCTTCACGGGCGTCTACGGCGATCCATCGAAGACCAAGCGCGACACCGCCGAGTCCAACCCGCTGTGGAAGGACCTGAAGGCCGTCAAGGCGGGGCAGGCCAAGGACGTTCCCGACGAGACCTGGTACCTCGGGCTCGGTGTCACCGCCGCCGACGAGGTCCTCGACGACCTCCGCGGCTTCCTCGTGAAGTAG